From the genome of Rhodobacteraceae bacterium Araon29, one region includes:
- a CDS encoding glycosyltransferase — MSMSGPWPNTRVETINKSTDQMIIGVVPEGPIAFDGKEYRYSKGERLYLDNLAKHFAELKLITFVFREGDEAYESCIHSAFEAPNIQVLELPRAQGVSVSVVGKAWQFFKVFLLLLKVVPKVDVLYVFLPSYPSAMGWLAAKSFRKIHIVYGADDWEQASQSMFKWDDMRTGWFYRAYAGLNRWMERKIVKTALFAVAAGGQLKTKYAAWGCPTYDTSPRMTLTRENIFNREDTCNGNQKILINVGALIHDKAQHILLMAFADAKQKDPTLKLRIIGQGPKEADLKAQAVALDISDSVEFVGYVEDESALYEILKDADIFVLSSVTEGFPRVLYEAMTHRLPIVTTDVGGIPYLLKDGVNARVVASEDAEALSAAILDVIDNDRLRKDMIREASITMEAVFERMNPAQISHLVEKHMALPTGSTS, encoded by the coding sequence ATGTCTATGAGCGGGCCTTGGCCAAACACTAGGGTTGAGACAATCAATAAATCTACAGATCAAATGATTATCGGCGTAGTGCCGGAAGGCCCAATCGCTTTCGACGGGAAAGAATACCGTTATTCTAAGGGCGAAAGGTTATACCTTGACAATTTGGCAAAACATTTTGCCGAATTAAAGCTGATTACCTTTGTTTTTCGCGAGGGCGATGAAGCATATGAGAGTTGTATCCATTCTGCTTTTGAGGCCCCAAATATCCAGGTTCTTGAATTGCCAAGGGCCCAAGGTGTATCCGTCAGCGTAGTCGGCAAGGCTTGGCAGTTTTTTAAAGTGTTTCTGCTCCTCCTAAAGGTGGTTCCAAAAGTCGACGTTCTATATGTCTTTTTGCCGAGCTACCCAAGTGCAATGGGATGGTTGGCGGCCAAGAGTTTTCGGAAAATCCATATTGTGTATGGGGCAGATGACTGGGAACAGGCGTCTCAGAGTATGTTCAAATGGGACGATATGCGCACTGGCTGGTTTTATCGCGCATATGCAGGCCTAAATCGCTGGATGGAACGCAAAATTGTTAAGACTGCTTTGTTTGCGGTCGCAGCAGGTGGGCAGCTAAAAACCAAATATGCTGCATGGGGTTGTCCGACTTATGATACTTCCCCGCGGATGACGTTAACACGTGAGAACATTTTTAATCGCGAAGATACGTGTAATGGGAACCAAAAGATCTTGATAAATGTGGGTGCCTTAATCCACGATAAAGCCCAGCATATATTGCTAATGGCATTCGCGGACGCAAAACAAAAAGATCCAACATTGAAATTGCGTATCATAGGGCAGGGGCCAAAAGAGGCTGACTTGAAAGCGCAAGCCGTGGCTTTGGACATTTCGGACTCTGTTGAATTTGTGGGCTACGTTGAGGATGAATCGGCACTCTACGAGATTTTGAAGGATGCCGATATTTTTGTTCTGTCTAGTGTTACGGAAGGTTTTCCAAGGGTGTTGTACGAGGCGATGACCCACCGCTTGCCGATCGTTACAACGGACGTTGGTGGTATTCCATATTTGCTTAAGGATGGCGTCAACGCGCGTGTTGTCGCCTCTGAAGATGCCGAAGCGTTGAGCGCTGCCATTTTGGATGTGATTGACAATGATCGCTTGCGCAAGGACATGATCCGCGAAGCTTCGATAACTATGGAAGCGGTTTTTGAACGCATGAACCCGGCTCAAATTTCTCACTTGGTCGAAAAGCATATGGCTCTGCCAACCGGTTCGACTTCATAA
- a CDS encoding glycosyltransferase produces MNIVHAFLFFSIRFAGGTSDLMYKICKAQEKQNHQPIVYSGDYKFDQALADSLPKTKFQIVPSWFDKAGFSIMPQLARRLQQDKDNIEIVHMHVFRTFQNVVLYKFCKRNNIPFVLDAHGAVPYYSRKNFLKRIFDKVWGRAMLHDADFLIAETEVGVTEYLSVDPTLDKEKIVVISPPFDTDEFEILPEKGRFRVEHNIDADKKVIMFLGRVHHIKGNDYLIEGFAELCKMRDDCLLVIVGSDDGHMDECKALANNLGVYDKVMFTGFIGGADKNSALIDADVVAQMSRQEQGAWAPFEAVLCGIPIIVTDHTGAGEDVRRVDAGETVEFGNVPALATTLDGILSNYAQAKERTMLAKTFIETKMSMNARAQEYIDVYERALAKH; encoded by the coding sequence ATGAACATCGTTCACGCCTTCTTGTTTTTCTCCATTCGTTTCGCTGGGGGTACATCTGACTTGATGTACAAAATTTGCAAAGCACAGGAAAAACAAAACCACCAACCCATAGTTTATTCTGGGGATTACAAGTTTGACCAAGCCCTTGCAGATAGCCTTCCGAAAACAAAGTTTCAGATCGTGCCTTCTTGGTTTGATAAAGCTGGGTTTTCAATTATGCCGCAATTGGCGCGCCGGTTACAGCAAGACAAGGACAACATTGAAATCGTTCACATGCACGTTTTCAGGACGTTTCAAAACGTCGTATTGTACAAGTTCTGTAAGAGGAACAATATTCCGTTCGTCCTAGATGCGCATGGCGCAGTTCCATATTACAGTCGAAAGAATTTTCTCAAACGCATCTTCGATAAAGTTTGGGGTCGCGCAATGCTTCATGATGCAGATTTCTTGATTGCAGAAACCGAGGTTGGTGTAACTGAATATCTTAGTGTCGATCCCACACTGGATAAAGAAAAAATTGTAGTGATTTCGCCACCCTTTGACACGGACGAGTTTGAAATCCTGCCAGAAAAGGGCCGTTTCAGGGTCGAACATAACATCGATGCGGACAAAAAAGTGATCATGTTCCTTGGTCGGGTTCATCACATCAAGGGCAATGATTACTTGATCGAAGGCTTTGCTGAGTTGTGCAAGATGCGCGATGATTGTCTGCTTGTAATCGTAGGTAGCGACGATGGTCATATGGACGAATGCAAGGCATTGGCAAACAATCTTGGTGTTTACGATAAAGTCATGTTCACTGGATTTATTGGTGGCGCTGATAAGAACTCAGCTCTGATTGACGCAGATGTTGTTGCGCAGATGTCTCGTCAAGAACAGGGAGCCTGGGCACCGTTTGAAGCTGTCTTATGTGGAATTCCTATTATCGTAACAGATCACACGGGCGCTGGCGAGGATGTGCGTCGTGTCGATGCTGGTGAAACTGTCGAATTTGGAAATGTTCCAGCTTTAGCAACGACATTAGATGGGATATTAAGCAATTACGCTCAGGCAAAAGAGCGTACAATGTTAGCTAAAACTTTTATTGAAACGAAGATGTCGATGAACGCCAGAGCTCAAGAATACATTGATGTCTATGAGCGGGCCTTGGCCAAACACTAG
- a CDS encoding oligosaccharide flippase family protein: protein MNFYRSLSVFGSSKFLSTAIIFSIGVITARLLTPEGRGIYALFFMMVGLGANLSNLGLSQANTYFLNREKVDRGILIGNTAAFVLASCVGLGLLLLIARTSGFLTSIGFGSNLVWLGLLWLATFATVVDLSFAGLIYGSHLYTLQSKNLIIQAALLLGATILIIPTGSDVGTALALRSGAVALFSVWYVFSFWRHVRPFRMSVSIPTFVKQIKFGSRNWLQNLIGLLNYRGYILVLGALSGHEAIGLFSVSMLLVEAVRFFPDTIGTLLLPHLVKLKDDRDADEFAAQTCRLSLLITIPIALLLMVFADWIVPFVFGVEYLAAVATAQMLLIGAVMGTIYQVMTRYFTSIAKQKYSIFAACISLVVAIGSAFVLIPQYSAFGAAIAFSLSALASAIVMLISFLIQTRLPVSSAVFATRNDFSNIWNSIKSQIGLRL from the coding sequence ATGAATTTCTATCGAAGTCTTAGTGTATTTGGTTCAAGCAAGTTCCTTTCAACCGCCATCATTTTTTCGATTGGCGTGATAACCGCGCGCCTGCTGACGCCTGAAGGGCGCGGTATATATGCGCTATTTTTCATGATGGTTGGGCTGGGGGCGAATCTCAGTAATTTAGGGTTGTCGCAAGCAAATACATATTTTCTGAATCGTGAAAAAGTAGACCGAGGAATCCTAATCGGTAACACGGCGGCGTTTGTATTGGCTTCATGCGTGGGCTTAGGTTTGCTATTGCTGATTGCACGGACAAGTGGCTTTCTCACGTCGATAGGATTTGGTTCAAACCTAGTGTGGCTAGGCCTTTTATGGCTCGCAACTTTTGCTACCGTCGTTGATTTGTCTTTCGCAGGCCTAATTTACGGTAGCCATCTATATACTTTACAGTCAAAAAACCTGATCATTCAGGCCGCGCTACTTTTGGGCGCTACCATCCTGATTATCCCGACTGGGTCGGACGTGGGTACAGCACTTGCGCTAAGGAGTGGCGCGGTTGCACTCTTTTCTGTTTGGTATGTCTTTTCTTTCTGGAGACATGTGCGCCCTTTTCGGATGTCGGTTTCCATTCCGACCTTTGTCAAGCAAATAAAATTCGGTAGTCGCAACTGGCTTCAGAATTTGATCGGGCTTCTGAACTACCGCGGATACATTTTGGTGCTAGGCGCCTTATCTGGCCATGAGGCTATCGGTCTATTTTCTGTCTCGATGTTGCTTGTTGAGGCGGTGCGGTTCTTTCCAGATACAATCGGCACCCTGTTGCTTCCTCATCTCGTAAAGCTAAAAGATGATCGAGATGCCGATGAATTCGCGGCTCAAACGTGCCGATTGTCTTTGCTCATAACTATTCCCATCGCATTGCTCCTAATGGTTTTTGCGGACTGGATCGTTCCATTCGTTTTTGGTGTCGAGTATTTGGCGGCTGTAGCAACCGCTCAGATGCTGCTTATAGGCGCAGTCATGGGAACAATATATCAGGTCATGACCCGGTATTTCACCAGCATCGCAAAGCAAAAGTACTCGATTTTTGCTGCATGCATTTCGCTCGTGGTAGCGATAGGATCAGCATTCGTTCTTATCCCGCAATATTCAGCTTTCGGTGCTGCAATCGCCTTCTCGTTGAGCGCTCTCGCCTCTGCGATTGTCATGTTGATTTCGTTTTTAATCCAAACCCGCTTGCCTGTGTCGTCAGCGGTGTTTGCAACAAGAAACGACTTTTCAAATATCTGGAACTCCATTAAATCCCAAATCGGATTGCGCCTCTAA
- a CDS encoding transketolase encodes MRDAFIAELTRLAAEDPMVTLITGDLGFGVLTEFSERFPNQFINAGVAEQNMTGMACGLALEGHKVYTYSIGNFTTLRCLEQIRNDICYHDCDVTVVSVGGGFSYGQLGVSHFATEDLAIMRALPNMMVVAPSDPWETAVLTRQMAAIPGPKYLRLDKGKAGLPEDGQNVQLGKARKVREGTDITFVVTGAILAEALAAAETLQQDGVSARILTLNSVKPFDKEAILAAAVETGGIVSIEEHIKTGGMAGAIAETCLMGGISPSIFQSIGLEDSFPSIVGDQDYLRKEYNLDASSIVEIVRNVL; translated from the coding sequence ATGAGAGATGCATTTATTGCTGAACTTACCAGACTTGCAGCCGAAGATCCGATGGTCACATTGATAACAGGTGATCTTGGTTTTGGCGTTCTCACTGAGTTTTCTGAACGCTTCCCAAACCAGTTCATCAATGCGGGCGTTGCCGAACAAAATATGACAGGTATGGCATGTGGTCTCGCGCTAGAGGGACACAAAGTGTACACGTATTCGATCGGCAATTTCACCACCCTTCGCTGTCTCGAGCAGATCCGCAACGATATTTGCTATCACGATTGTGATGTAACAGTTGTTTCTGTTGGTGGTGGATTCTCTTATGGGCAGCTAGGGGTTTCCCATTTTGCGACCGAAGATTTGGCCATAATGCGCGCGCTTCCTAACATGATGGTGGTTGCGCCATCGGATCCGTGGGAAACGGCCGTTCTAACCCGTCAAATGGCCGCAATTCCTGGCCCGAAATATTTGCGCTTGGACAAAGGCAAGGCTGGGCTTCCTGAGGATGGGCAAAACGTTCAGTTAGGTAAAGCTAGGAAAGTCCGTGAAGGCACTGATATTACGTTTGTAGTAACTGGAGCCATCTTGGCTGAGGCTTTGGCTGCAGCAGAGACATTGCAACAAGATGGTGTCAGCGCGCGTATTCTAACACTGAATTCTGTGAAACCTTTCGATAAGGAAGCCATCCTCGCTGCGGCGGTAGAAACGGGTGGCATCGTCAGTATTGAAGAACACATTAAGACGGGTGGCATGGCTGGCGCGATAGCTGAAACCTGTTTGATGGGCGGAATTAGTCCGTCTATTTTCCAGTCGATTGGGCTTGAAGATTCTTTCCCAAGTATTGTTGGGGATCAGGATTACTTACGCAAAGAATACAACCTAGACGCAAGCTCAATTGTCGAAATTGTGCGCAATGTACTTTAG
- a CDS encoding transketolase gives MNDQYKNTDTEHMAGRIRRHIVNMTHRGNSSHVGSGLSISDILSVLYGHTMQLDPEVPRFAERDRFILSKGHAGAAVYAALAERGFFPTERLKDHYQNGSIFSGHVSHKGVPGVELSTGSLGHGLSVGCGMALAAKKQSKTNGVFVVLSDGECDEGSNWEAILFAAHHKLGNLTVAVDYNKIQSLAAVSDTIGLEPFTDKWKAFGWHVADVDGHDHRALKTAFDTARAKPDQPSVVICNTIKGRGVSFMENSVLWHYRSPQGDEYEAAIRELDQYLTKWEG, from the coding sequence ATGAATGACCAGTACAAAAACACGGACACCGAGCATATGGCAGGGCGAATTCGCCGTCATATTGTAAACATGACCCACCGCGGCAATAGCTCTCATGTCGGCTCGGGTTTGTCGATTTCTGATATTTTGTCGGTGTTATACGGCCACACGATGCAATTAGACCCTGAAGTCCCTCGATTTGCCGAACGAGACCGGTTTATCCTTTCAAAAGGCCATGCCGGTGCTGCCGTTTATGCTGCACTGGCCGAGCGCGGCTTTTTTCCGACCGAGCGTTTGAAAGATCATTACCAAAACGGTAGCATTTTTTCGGGCCATGTCTCACATAAAGGTGTTCCTGGTGTCGAGTTATCGACGGGTTCACTTGGTCATGGGCTAAGTGTTGGCTGCGGAATGGCGCTCGCTGCAAAAAAGCAGTCCAAAACGAACGGCGTATTTGTTGTTTTGTCTGATGGCGAATGCGATGAAGGTTCGAATTGGGAGGCCATCTTGTTCGCTGCGCATCACAAGCTGGGCAACTTGACCGTCGCCGTTGACTATAACAAAATTCAGTCTTTGGCGGCAGTATCGGACACGATCGGCTTAGAGCCGTTTACTGATAAATGGAAAGCCTTTGGTTGGCATGTTGCAGACGTTGACGGCCACGATCACAGGGCATTAAAAACTGCATTTGACACTGCCCGGGCCAAACCCGACCAACCTTCTGTGGTCATCTGCAATACGATCAAAGGGCGAGGTGTATCATTTATGGAAAACTCTGTCTTATGGCACTATCGCAGCCCCCAGGGTGATGAGTATGAAGCAGCAATTAGAGAACTAGATCAGTATCTAACGAAGTGGGAGGGCTGA
- a CDS encoding aminotransferase class V-fold PLP-dependent enzyme, which yields MMKVVPFFDYQAIYTRFESEFDAAFKDVCSRGAFILQKDLLDFERSLAGFLNVKHALGVADGTNAMIIGFKALGIGHGDEVIISSHTYVATAAAIHMVGASPVFADIDENNMLSAVAAEKKITGKTKAIMPTQVNGRCADMTAIQEVAARHGLYVLEDSAQGLGAKFKGQSAGTFGRFGTLSFYPAKLIGCFGDGGAVMTNDSAMAEKLSLWRDHGRNEQGEVVAWGTNARLDNLQAAFLQIRLDHYDEDIMRRREIARRYENAFRGHNKLYPPQGPDADPDYFDVYQNYEMAAEDRDKLRKSLADKGIKTVVQWAGTPVHHFSGLGFGKEKFEDLSRTNWFFERCLLLPMHMAMSYEDVDYVIENVLNFYKV from the coding sequence ATTATGAAAGTAGTGCCATTTTTTGACTACCAGGCAATTTACACCCGTTTTGAAAGTGAGTTTGATGCGGCGTTCAAAGATGTTTGTTCGCGCGGTGCGTTTATTTTGCAAAAAGACCTGCTAGATTTCGAAAGATCGCTTGCTGGGTTCTTGAATGTGAAACACGCACTTGGCGTCGCAGACGGCACCAATGCAATGATTATAGGCTTCAAAGCTCTTGGTATTGGCCATGGCGACGAGGTTATCATTTCGTCACATACATATGTTGCAACTGCGGCGGCTATCCACATGGTTGGCGCAAGCCCTGTTTTTGCAGATATTGATGAAAACAATATGCTGTCCGCCGTCGCTGCCGAAAAGAAAATTACTGGAAAAACCAAGGCGATTATGCCGACACAAGTCAATGGGCGTTGCGCTGACATGACGGCCATCCAGGAAGTTGCAGCTCGGCATGGTTTGTATGTGTTGGAAGACAGTGCACAAGGTCTTGGTGCAAAATTTAAGGGCCAATCGGCAGGCACATTTGGCCGCTTTGGGACATTGAGTTTCTATCCAGCAAAATTGATCGGCTGTTTTGGCGACGGCGGTGCTGTGATGACAAATGATAGCGCGATGGCAGAAAAACTATCCCTGTGGCGCGACCATGGGCGCAACGAGCAAGGGGAAGTTGTGGCTTGGGGAACAAATGCAAGGTTGGACAATCTTCAAGCGGCTTTCTTGCAAATTCGCCTCGATCATTATGATGAAGATATTATGCGCCGCCGGGAAATCGCTCGGCGCTACGAAAATGCATTTCGCGGCCATAATAAACTTTACCCACCTCAAGGGCCTGACGCCGATCCCGATTATTTCGATGTATACCAGAACTATGAGATGGCGGCGGAAGACCGCGATAAATTGCGCAAATCGCTTGCGGACAAGGGTATCAAAACCGTTGTTCAATGGGCAGGAACGCCAGTTCACCATTTCAGCGGTCTTGGGTTTGGTAAGGAAAAATTCGAGGATCTGTCGCGGACGAATTGGTTTTTCGAGCGTTGCTTACTCTTACCAATGCATATGGCGATGTCCTACGAGGACGTAGATTATGTAATCGAAAATGTTCTGAATTTCTATAAAGTTTAG
- a CDS encoding type II toxin-antitoxin system prevent-host-death family antitoxin gives MITLSVKEASDKLPDLVENTIAKREPVLISGKNNNAVLMAESDWQAMNETLQLLSVPGMRDAIKNGLSENLESTSRKLNW, from the coding sequence TTGATAACTCTCAGTGTTAAAGAAGCGTCCGACAAACTACCCGACCTAGTTGAGAATACGATTGCAAAGCGCGAACCAGTTTTGATTTCCGGCAAGAATAATAATGCCGTTCTCATGGCTGAAAGTGATTGGCAGGCAATGAATGAAACACTTCAATTATTGTCGGTGCCCGGAATGCGAGACGCAATTAAAAATGGCTTGTCAGAAAACCTTGAAAGCACATCAAGAAAGTTGAATTGGTAG
- a CDS encoding PIN domain-containing protein codes for MIALDTNVLVRYLAQDDAAQFQVAADLIEGFTSDAPGYVCREVIIELVWVLERSYKYSREEIAEALLSIVTVSQLSVENAQDIASVVNLYREEGYDFPDLMIRQAAQRAENRILKTFDQKLAKLDDVELLGTTH; via the coding sequence ATGATTGCTCTCGATACAAACGTATTGGTTCGTTATCTTGCCCAAGATGACGCTGCTCAGTTCCAGGTCGCTGCTGATTTGATCGAGGGCTTCACGAGCGATGCGCCAGGGTATGTATGTCGCGAAGTTATTATCGAATTGGTCTGGGTTCTCGAGCGGTCCTATAAATATTCACGTGAAGAAATTGCAGAGGCGCTGCTGAGTATTGTGACCGTAAGCCAGCTTTCGGTTGAAAACGCGCAAGACATCGCCTCGGTTGTAAATCTTTATCGAGAAGAGGGCTATGATTTTCCAGACCTTATGATCCGACAGGCGGCTCAAAGAGCTGAGAACCGCATCCTGAAAACCTTCGATCAAAAATTAGCAAAGCTAGATGACGTCGAATTGTTAGGAACGACACATTGA
- a CDS encoding AbrB/MazE/SpoVT family DNA-binding domain-containing protein — protein sequence MQESKVTAKGQTTLPRDVRAALGLEAGDSVRYIVENGRVQMLKARHVRELAGMLHRPGQRTVSLEEMNEAIAEGAIESVS from the coding sequence ATGCAAGAATCCAAAGTTACTGCAAAAGGCCAGACAACTCTTCCCAGAGACGTGCGCGCGGCGCTTGGCTTGGAGGCAGGTGACTCGGTGCGCTACATTGTAGAAAATGGTCGCGTTCAAATGCTAAAGGCAAGGCACGTCCGTGAGCTTGCTGGTATGTTGCACCGTCCGGGTCAGCGGACAGTTTCGCTTGAGGAAATGAATGAAGCGATCGCTGAAGGAGCCATCGAAAGCGTGTCATGA
- a CDS encoding transcriptional regulator/antitoxin MazE, translated as MFKTKIRKVGNSAAITISADMLAVLGVNEGDTVYVTRSDDNSLKIHAHDPAVLDALSKAEVVMDESRTMLQELSLR; from the coding sequence ATGTTTAAGACCAAGATACGAAAAGTGGGAAATTCCGCTGCCATTACAATCAGTGCTGATATGTTAGCTGTCTTAGGCGTAAATGAAGGTGACACAGTGTATGTCACGCGGTCAGACGATAATAGCTTGAAAATTCATGCTCACGATCCTGCAGTACTAGACGCATTATCGAAAGCTGAAGTGGTCATGGATGAAAGCCGCACAATGCTTCAGGAACTCTCTTTGCGATAA
- a CDS encoding MarR family EPS-associated transcriptional regulator, translating into MASRREEQQEDVRLRVMRLINGNPELSSRQVADQVGISNGSAYYVLTALVEKGFVKLENFKNNPRKGQYAYLLTPKGVREKSLLTHRFIERKRQEYYDLRAEIELLEREAGLAYDPVIKGRDDT; encoded by the coding sequence TTGGCTAGCCGGCGTGAAGAACAGCAAGAAGATGTCCGCCTACGCGTGATGCGTCTTATAAATGGCAATCCAGAGCTGTCCTCACGTCAGGTTGCAGATCAGGTTGGAATATCAAACGGTTCTGCCTATTACGTTCTGACGGCCCTTGTTGAAAAAGGGTTCGTAAAGCTTGAGAATTTCAAAAATAATCCACGCAAGGGGCAGTATGCCTATCTGCTGACTCCTAAGGGTGTTCGGGAGAAATCTTTGCTGACACATAGGTTTATTGAACGCAAGCGTCAGGAGTATTATGACTTGCGGGCAGAAATTGAACTCTTGGAGCGTGAGGCTGGATTAGCGTATGACCCAGTGATCAAAGGTCGTGACGATACGTGA
- a CDS encoding transcriptional activator RfaH — protein sequence MSEKIWFLLQFKPNSHRLAERNLLRQNFETFLPMQEVTRRKSTRFVNDLRPLFPGYMFVAFDHQTAPWRKINGTFGVSKLVSFDGKPKPVPLDLIAGLMRRCDVAGKLLPSRRLAPGNQVKLLTGPFANFVAKVETIDSNQRIWILMKCMGQRTRVHVTADHLQLSD from the coding sequence ATGTCAGAAAAAATTTGGTTCCTATTGCAATTCAAACCAAACTCGCACCGTTTGGCAGAGCGAAATCTATTGCGCCAGAATTTTGAGACCTTCTTACCGATGCAAGAAGTGACTAGGCGCAAATCAACGCGCTTTGTAAATGACCTTCGCCCCTTGTTTCCAGGCTATATGTTTGTTGCCTTTGACCATCAAACAGCCCCATGGCGCAAAATAAACGGTACGTTTGGAGTTTCGAAACTTGTAAGCTTCGATGGAAAACCAAAGCCTGTACCACTTGATCTTATCGCCGGCCTAATGCGGCGGTGTGATGTTGCCGGCAAGCTGCTCCCTTCAAGACGACTCGCCCCAGGCAATCAGGTTAAACTTCTCACTGGACCCTTTGCAAATTTTGTTGCCAAGGTAGAAACCATAGACTCGAACCAACGCATTTGGATACTGATGAAGTGCATGGGTCAGCGCACGCGGGTACATGTCACAGCCGATCATTTACAGCTTTCAGATTAG